The Erinaceus europaeus chromosome 4, mEriEur2.1, whole genome shotgun sequence genomic sequence gagctgatcagtatgctggttaaaaaaaaaaaagaaaaattctgtgagagagatactagagcatcactctcgcACATGAGACACTGGGAGTTGAATGCAGGactcttgcctttctttctttctttctttctttctttctttctttctttccttttcttcctttttttctttcctcagagcactacttaactctggcttataatggcacagggaattgaacctgggaccttgaacagAGGTTCACATGCTCAGCGAATCACAGGGGGAACTACAGTGTATgcttggtgccttaggcatgaaagtttttttttttaatttaatttttttaattttttattttttaaccagagcactgtttagctctggcctatggtggtgcaggggattgaacctgtgactttggagcctcaggcataaccattatgctatctaccctctgaaagtttttaaaaaaatttattaattccattttgttgcccttgttgttttattgttgttgttgttattactgtcaccattgtaggataggacagaaagaaatggagagaggaggggaagacagagagggggagagaaagacacttgcagacctgcttcaccgcttttgaagcgactcccctgcaggtagggagcccagggctctaaggggatccttacaccagtccttgcattttgcaccacatgctcttaacccactgtactaccacccaactcccatcatgaaagtcttttttcataaccatagtGGTATATCCTTTACCTTAAGTTTATATTTTGAAACCCACTGTGGTATTGTTACCTCCATGACCACACCCCTAACACTTTACTGTGCACTATTTCAGGAGCAGTTTCCTCCTCAGGCTCCCATCCAGGATGGCTCTGTGCAATCAAGAATTTTCGCTGAGGAACACTTGGATGGTCAGTCCATCCTACTTTATGATAGTGAGAAGGGTGTGGCAGAGCCCAGGCGTCAGTGGGCAACCCTGTTTGGAGATACATTGAATACAGAGATCGCAGGCTTAACTGACATCTGGGAGGACCTCGGAATGGCTCTGGCAGCTTTCATGACCTTTCAGGACCAGAAAAAAGGTGAGCAAAAAGAGGGGCAAGTGTGCATGAGACCTTTCCTGGGAAAGCTGGGGGCAGAAGGAGgggcctgtctctttccctgggcTTGGCAGGGTTGGGGGAAGTATGGGgggcattttttttggggggggggagaagattctttttttccctaaaccattttttatttgtgattaatagtgggttacaagactgtTAAGATTACAtgatagttccacactacactcaCCATCAAAGTTATATGTTCCcactctcccaaagataaccactgtagttctgacaaattcttagagacagtttgcttctttgttgttgttgtttttgcaagtttatatgtatcgagattctttttataagtgaaaaccactagtagttgtcttttgtctctatttattttttttacttgaattttttatttatgaaaaggaaacattgacaaaaccatgggataagacgGGCACAACTCTGTTGTCGCGgaggtctggtgttgggctgcactgcggagaagagagcggacgtccagagcaaaggggtacacaaatctttataataggatggggggggaggtttggttcagatcacgtggagccagccggcaatggccgaccactggggggagagcagggagcgagacctcagagagggagagccgagagcccagagagagagaggggaggggtgagggggctttttattgggtgacaaccaggggtgacgtgtagggccaggattggttgaaagggggcactctaggatttagcggggcatagaaaaacctgggggcggagccaggattggttgaaagggggcactctaggatttagcggggcatagaaaaacctgggggcggagactgcatcagaataagtcctcagcaacatctcctcctatcccattATATCTaattggacacagtaaagaaaaatggaatggagcaggcttaaatgttttagaggaatgccatgctcaggtgggaagatgtaggactttctgtggaggagggaaggcttaaatggctgccaaccttgtgagatttatgcgtcctcctgtgctcaacccctctttagagagacttacctggagagactcatctcataggtttaagcgcagcctgctcaaccatctcttcacaatatctctacatcttttctatctttctatctagtaattgcataagatgtaaaaagtctataaaagactatcatggggcagaaaccttttgggcataagcctaaatgatataacaaaataggaagagacaagtaggggagaagtaaaagccagtgtggtgtgaagggaaggattggtgtgtaaaggagcattccctgtttgggtggggaaaggggcaagggtacataatgagggggaggcgggaggcatgacccaccaaacagaggggctatttggcattgtatagtcctcaaggcaacggtctgtaaagtctatgaattactcaggatcaatctatgaaaaaccagcagcgtgaagggaaataagctgcttcaaaattgtgtaaaatgtatatagggtatgtcagaaagtccgatacaagtctcagtccgaagtagatggctagggggagaattggcaggggatgcaacgctgcatgagggaggtcagccgctgtaatgttgttcttttgtagatagctagctggaactgccaacacgtaacaagcaggtcagaagcaggaacggtaaccaggcatgaagaaagttctgtccttggagtttgtgtatcaggttcttcagatcgcgttgagtgacatctagggtttcggggggtgtgccacggtagtcgtgccatctagtgagtgacgtcagggtgtgcaggggttcagatggtttttccgggattcctgtgaaagaaacataaacaatctgcttctcgtggttagcagggcatctgatttgaatgctttatagaaaaagaggtttggtgccttgaccaactgagtattgggggatgtatctttcctattcatttatgattatattttatattatttgtcatggtagtcagccatttatctggaaggtcctgggtgattcatggggaaaaagaccttatcttttaacaaagactctaaggtgtagggaagcgggaactatcttatcccttttttttttttttttgtatcttgccttttgttgccctagttgttcttgttgtaattatattgttattattgctgatattgtggttgttggatagaacagagagaaatggagagaggagggaaagacagagggagagaaagatacctgtagacctgcttcaccgcctgtgaagtgattcccctgcaggtgaggagccgggggctcaaactgggatcctcaagccagttcttgctaaacccgctgcgccaccacccgattcccaggaactatcttttaacataaactctatggccatgccaatagcaaccttgagggcacatgtggctccccacatgtccccctgtcttatatcatgttttgatgtttggcggactttgttttgtggcagggtggactgtgcctgtcttaggttggggatcagccttccgtcttacccgtcattggaacacctggtcatttttgcccagtagtaccagatgccctgtcttaggttgactggatagcgctagtttcctcttacccgtcattggctagccagccctctacatggtggacgttctgatggaggggggcaaatcctccacagcaactcaatattctgccatgtccagcctatgatagtgactttgtataggttgcatctttatggcatcaatctgttgccgcaaaaggccatgagcttgttaagaattataggactgtggtccgggaggtgatgcagtgactaaagccttggactcttaagcatgaggtcctgagttcgatccctggcagcacatgtaccagagtgagtctggttctttttctctttctcattaataaataaatttaaaattttgaaaaaaagaattatatgacctattgtgagcagaagaagtaaaacaagctagggtcccacaactaagggtatacaggtaaggaagggggaatgtatccattgatatgaagaggtaggatcatatctcaagtctaagggaaccagtcagtgaatgtgatgtccaggggaacagccatttgtctttgggggtagtaaaggatgtccgtggcatgggtgatgttataaagagaaacatctttaaattgttggctgacaaaggcaggcctatggtggcaagacaagatacaccagttaagtttacaagaatatgtgaatgttgctaattcacataggttggatatggaggaacttcttacagtttaatactttaccatatgaacagatgattcctcatatgaaggcttgatagctgtaatcacttacttgtgaaaaacaataaaacttgtaacaagttagaggtttactataattgactttggactataagcagactcaggttacttagagagttaatgcatgttagtaacaatggttttaacatttagagtacttctgagcagatgggtcatacaaaaatttttggtcattcagcacactcactcacaaaacacaactggccattcataacataagacattcagggtagagcatgagactcttaatctcagggtcgtgggttcgagccccacgttgggcgccatttgttgttaaaatttcggaggctcttaccggcctggcttgcttcacggcgggtaacagagacgcggagataacggctgggcagggaagctgtatttctttattcaggaacaacgattcataaactaaaccaagctaatcaccaaacagaactctgctgtctctttgccgtggcgcaagcactctcccttactctgtaactcgggaactctccaactctggaactctggaactctcatactggggaaccctctgaaactctggcacactggaactctctcttactctgtaaccctgaaactcgaactccggaactcaggaactctctcactctcgaactcaggaaccctctcactcaggaaccctctctcggggtttcttcggggcggggccaagcaggcccgcgaaattaataggactgatccaattctcttggcgggggagggctagaacaaaccaatgtaaagcatacgacacaactccacacaattcccaccaccagaactctgtatctcaccccctcccctgatagctttcctattctttaaccctctgggagtatggacccaagatcattgtggaatgcagaaggtggaaggtgtgacttctgtaattgcttccctgatgaacatgggcattgacaggtcgatccatactcccagcctgcctctctcttttcctaatggggcagggctctggggaagcagagctccaggacgcattggtggggttgtctgtccagggaagtctgatcagtatcatgctagcatctgtaacctggtggttgaaaagagagttaacatacaaagccaaacaaattgttgaccaatcatggacctaaatgctgaaatagtgcagatgaagagttgggggatcctccatttttagataagtagtaggcatattttacttatattccaaagggcctgtggctatactattttttttttctttttcccttttcctctgagcctgaaatctgatatgcaggtggatccaagttattgtctggggagatgatgtcatggctggaaaaagggccagaaagctggatcagggaagagagcagctccctaatatgggaaaggggtataaatattattgactgtaaaccccattaatttgatgtaatctggggcctatattcagcttaggagcctatgtgacctctgcacccctctagatttgagctcacactGTCTCTACTTATTATGCTAAGCATATTCACCTCCACTTTCAtctatttttgtcccaaaggatataataccacctttttgattgcagagtattattccatgaaatatatatttcataactgctttagctagtcatctgttggtggacattCAGGTTGCTCCCACTCCTTAGTTACTGCAAATAATGCACATGTTGAATTAGTATTTGAATAtcctttgggtatatgcctaagagtggtattgccggatcataaggtaattccatttttatttgtttagggaCTCTTCAATTAGTGCAAAgggactgcaccagtttgcattcctaccaacatTGTAGTAGAGTGAAAAGGAGTTTTTTATTATGCTGAGAGGTAATTAGTACTCAGCCTGAacaaaagacagaggagagggctGGTGAAACAGACCACTCGGATAGTGtattactttgccatgtgcgacacctaggtttgagcctggacttcactgcattgaaggaagcttcagtgctgtggtctcattctctctcttcctctttgtctctttgtctctgtcactctctctggaaaagttggcgtggtgaagccctggtaatgaccaaaaaaaaaaaaaaaaaaaaaaaggcatggagGAGAGCAGGGACAAGCCCCTCTGGCTAGGGCTTGTCCCTTTGGGGAGAAGGCAGTGGAACTGAGGAGTCCCTGCTGGGGGGGGCAGGCTTGCATTCCCTGCAGGAAATTCGGGGCTGTGAAATCCAAGAAGATAACAGTGCCAGGGGCTTCATATAGTTACCCTACAATGGGGAGCCCTTCCTGTCAAAGACCCACAGCTGGATAGTGCTCTCATCCACGGCTCAGACCTTGGCCACGAAAATCAAGAAGTCCAGGGACATAGATAACTCCAAAAGCACGAATTTTCAGGCCCAAGTAGAAGGCAATCTTTGTGGAAAACTTAGGAAATATCAGAAATCTCAGACAGATTATGAACAAGACAGGTATGACCCTGGGTGGGGGTCTTCCCTCTCCCTAAGACCCCTCATGTCCCTTTGCTCCCAGCACTACGTTCCTGTGTTTTGAAACCCTCCTTGTACTATGAGATGCAGATATATGCTTTTGGTGGGTTGTATTGTGATTTGCCTGATGTGTTAGAGACACTGAATAAAGATACACAGGTGTGTGTAGGGGGCACAGTCCAGTGTCACTAACCCAGGAAGCAGTGAGTCTTCAACAGAACACAAAACCGGGGGCAGGGGTGGAATCAGAGGAGAGGAAACCATTAAACCGGGAGGGTCACACCCCTTGCTGCCGGATGCTTGTCACCAGAGTCCCTCCTGGTTCCCACTGTGTCGCCCTCCCCCCGACCCTCCCACAGCCTCCTTAGCATCAACACATGGATCCATGAGTGTGAATCCAAGTTCTGGATCCCTTCCTGAGGGGCTGGAGGAATTGGGCTGCATGATGCCGAACAGACTTGgagaaggactctggggtgaatgAGAGCTTCTCCCACGTTTGGTTGGTGATGGAGAAGCAGCCTTGGCCTCTCTCTCCACCTTAGTGGGAACAGAACTTAGACACATGCTTCACtgactttcaatttctttccaaTTCCCCCAGTGATGAACATGCCCCCAACAGTGAACGTGACCCACAGCCAGACCTTAGAGGGCAATGTCACTCTGACTTGCTGGGCATTTGGCTTCTCTCCCCAAAACATCTCTCCGACCTGGCTTCAGGATGACAACCCCCAGCACACCTGGCAGTCTGGGGATGTCCTTCCTGATGGGAGTGCGTCCTACCAGACCTGAGTGGCCATACAGGTGCCcctcagagagaagcagaggttcACATGCTCGGTGAATCATAGGAGGGAACCGCAGTGTGTACTCTGTGTCCTCTGGTGAGCCTGGTGTGATCCTGAAGAGGTCTGGCCCTGGAGGGTGTTGgatgggagaggagagcaggTCTGTGGCTTTGGGTGCGCAGGTTATAATAAGGCCTTTTCTAAGGATGGCCCTGGAGCACTGGCATGCTTGGCCAGTCATTCAAGgaggtgctgctgctgctgctgctgttgctgttggtggTGGTATTCTTTGGTGCTAGAAGAAAAATcaggcttccccagagctccaccctcttagggaaagagagaggcaggctgggagtatggatcgaccagtcaacacccatgttcagctgggaagcaattacagtagccagaccttccaccgtctgcaccccacaataaccttgggtccatactcctagagggatagagaatgggaaagctatcaggggaggggatgggatatagagttctggtggtgagaattgtgtggagttgtacccctcctatcctacggttttgttaatgtctcctttttaaaataaaataaataaataaataaatagatcaaaCTGTGGAGATCCCAGGTGAGAAATTTGGAGGTGGAGCAAGGGCAGGGGCCCTTCCTGGTTTGAGGATCTACCATATCTTCCTCTGTAGAGAAAGGTAATAACAGTGGCTGtggtgtcctttttcttttcttttcttttcttttcttttcttttcttttcttttcttttcttttcttttcttttcttttttatttattttcctttttgttgcccttgttttttactgttgttgtagttattattgttgttgttattgatgtcgttgttagataggatagagagaaatggagagaggaggggaagacagagagggggagagaaagataagacacctgcagacctgcttcaccacctgtgaagtgacacccctgcaggtggggagccgggggctcaaaccggggtccttgcagcagtctttgcgcttcgtgccacgtgcttttaatcctctgcactactacccgaccccctttcttttcttttcttttctaattttttaaaaaagattttatttatttatgagaaagataggaagagagagaaagaaccagacatcactctggcacatgtgctactggggatcgaactcaggacctcatgcttgagagtctaaagctttaccactgtgccaccttccagaccactcttcttttttctttttttctttttcaccagcattattgctggagcttggtgcctgcatgacaagtccactgctcctggtgaccactttgctttcattctttgttggatagagatagaaatcaagagggaaggagggaggagataggatgaaagagacatctacagcactgcataTTTTTTAGTATTCTCTtacctatcctacggttttgttaatgtctcctttcttaaataaataaataaatatttttataacttttaaatatttatttattttcctttttgttgcccttgttgtttttcattgttgttgttattattgatgtcgtcattgttggataggacagagagaaatggagagaggaggggagaaagagagggggagagaaagacaactgcagacctgcttcaccgcctgtgcctgtgaagcgatgcccctgaaggtggggagccggggggcttcaacagagatccttacgcaggtccttgcattttgcactacctccacttaacctgctgcactaccgcccactccCTGTTTCTACCATTTTTGTGTGACCATTCTGGGGTGGCTGTGGGGCAGTAATTCCTCACTCTTGATGAAAACTTTTCCCTGGGTGGACTGGGATCTTAGTCGTCCCGTCCCACAACAGGGGGCTCTGGGACCCTGTAGGTCTGTGGTCGCTTGTGCTCTCTCACCTGTGCAGGGGCAGTTCCCATTCTACAGGGGCAAATCATCGGCTCCTGTGCCTGTGTGACATTTGCAAGGAAAAAGAGTTAGAAAATCTTAGGATAAGCTTTAAA encodes the following:
- the LOC103122213 gene encoding MHC class I polypeptide-related sequence B-like, producing QDGSVQSRIFAEEHLDGQSILLYDSEKGVAEPRRQWATLFGDTLNTEIAGLTDIWEDLGMALAAFMTFQDQKKASLASTHGSMSVNPSSGSLPEGLEELGCMMPNRLGEGLWGE